The following are from one region of the Yoonia sp. R2331 genome:
- a CDS encoding DUF1194 domain-containing protein, translated as MKALAPLLALVAAPAQAACRQALALGLDISGSVDAHEYQLQRDGLAQALSSPAVQDILFQPGSAPVRIAVFEWSGPAEQVVIVPWTELADRAALAGVLGVLQSRPRPAQSPTTAIGAALQTGLDLLAAQPDCWKRTLDLSGDGKANTGPLPQSIILPDGMGDVTVNGLVVGIAERPGGNWGAGIQELTAYFEAYVLRGPDAFVEVALGYGDYAAAMERKLLRELETLATSQSAPATSQAP; from the coding sequence ATGAAGGCATTGGCGCCCTTACTGGCGCTGGTGGCGGCCCCGGCACAGGCGGCTTGCCGGCAGGCACTGGCCCTGGGGCTGGATATCTCGGGCTCGGTCGATGCACATGAATATCAGCTGCAGCGAGACGGGCTGGCGCAGGCGCTAAGCAGCCCGGCGGTGCAGGATATCCTGTTTCAACCGGGCAGCGCACCGGTGCGGATAGCAGTCTTTGAATGGTCAGGCCCGGCAGAGCAGGTCGTGATCGTGCCCTGGACAGAGCTTGCGGATCGCGCAGCACTTGCCGGGGTTCTGGGTGTGCTGCAAAGCCGCCCGCGCCCGGCACAAAGCCCCACGACGGCAATTGGTGCCGCACTCCAGACCGGGCTTGATCTTTTGGCAGCGCAGCCGGACTGCTGGAAACGCACGCTGGATTTGTCGGGTGATGGCAAGGCCAACACCGGCCCCCTGCCCCAAAGCATCATTCTTCCCGATGGGATGGGCGATGTCACGGTCAACGGACTTGTTGTCGGCATTGCCGAACGCCCGGGCGGAAACTGGGGTGCGGGCATCCAGGAACTGACCGCTTATTTTGAGGCTTACGTGCTGCGCGGCCCGGATGCCTTTGTCGAAGTGGCACTGGGCTATGGTGACTACGCCGCGGCAATGGAACGCAAGCTCTTGCGGGAATTGGAAACGCTCGCCACCTCGCAATCCGCACCCGCCACATCACAAGCCCCCTAA
- a CDS encoding MarR family winged helix-turn-helix transcriptional regulator codes for MTLHTNLKQVPAEAELSAANTAFMASYLDSLTLVERLHRLLLDVIKDEFERVGVLEINAVQALLLFNIGDNEVTAGELKTRGYYQGSNVSYNLKKLVDNGYMHHQRSEVDRRSVRVSLTAKGREIRLIVGKLFATHADGLVTRGVMDQQGIDDIITSLRRMERYWTEQIRYIY; via the coding sequence ATGACCTTGCATACGAACCTGAAACAAGTCCCGGCCGAGGCAGAACTTTCGGCAGCCAATACAGCCTTTATGGCCAGCTATCTGGACAGTTTGACCTTGGTCGAGCGTCTGCACCGATTGTTGCTGGACGTCATCAAGGATGAATTTGAACGGGTCGGGGTGCTGGAAATCAACGCTGTACAGGCCCTGCTGCTATTCAACATCGGCGATAACGAGGTGACAGCGGGTGAGCTGAAAACCCGTGGCTATTATCAAGGCAGCAATGTCAGTTACAACCTCAAGAAGTTGGTGGACAACGGCTATATGCACCACCAGCGCAGTGAGGTGGACCGCCGCTCTGTCCGGGTCAGCCTGACCGCCAAGGGCCGCGAAATTCGCCTGATCGTGGGAAAGCTGTTTGCCACCCATGCCGATGGGCTGGTGACTCGTGGTGTGATGGACCAGCAGGGGATTGATGACATTATCACCTCCCTGCGGCGGATGGAACGCTATTGGACCGAACAGATCCGCTATATCTACTGA
- a CDS encoding pyridoxal phosphate-dependent aminotransferase, whose translation MPFLSATLDRVKPSPTIAVTAKAAELRAAGRDVIGLGAGEPDFDTPENIRTAAKTAIDAGHTRYTAVDGIPALKEAICAKFKRDNALDYAPAQINVGTGGKQVLYNAFMATLNPGDEVIIPAPFWVSYPDMVLLGGGTPVFIAGALDQGYKITPEQLDAAITPKTKWFLFNSPSNPTGAGYSWSELKALTDVLLRHPHVWVMTDDMYEHLAFGNFTFCTPAQVEPQLYDRTLTINGVSKAYAMTGWRIGYAGGPEVLIRAMRKVQSQSTSNPSSVSQHAALEALNGPQDFLAPNATLFQRRRDLVVDGLNACPGITCPRPEGAFYVYPSIAGCIGKTSAGGAAITDDEAFATALLEETGVAVVFGAAFGLSPHFRVSYATSDDALAEACARIKGFCEGLV comes from the coding sequence ATGCCATTCCTGTCTGCGACACTGGACCGCGTGAAACCTTCGCCCACCATTGCAGTGACGGCCAAAGCAGCAGAGCTGCGCGCTGCAGGGCGTGACGTGATCGGGCTGGGCGCGGGCGAGCCGGACTTCGACACGCCCGAAAACATCCGCACCGCCGCCAAGACCGCGATTGATGCAGGCCACACCCGTTACACCGCCGTGGACGGCATCCCGGCCCTGAAAGAGGCGATCTGCGCCAAGTTCAAACGCGACAATGCTCTGGACTACGCCCCCGCCCAGATCAACGTGGGCACCGGCGGCAAACAGGTGCTCTATAACGCCTTCATGGCCACCCTGAACCCCGGTGACGAGGTGATTATCCCAGCCCCCTTTTGGGTCAGCTATCCCGATATGGTGCTGCTAGGGGGCGGCACACCGGTGTTCATCGCAGGCGCGCTGGATCAGGGCTACAAGATCACACCGGAACAACTTGACGCGGCAATCACGCCCAAGACCAAGTGGTTCCTGTTCAACAGCCCCAGCAACCCCACCGGTGCAGGCTACAGCTGGTCGGAACTGAAGGCGTTGACAGATGTGTTGCTGCGGCATCCGCATGTCTGGGTGATGACCGATGACATGTATGAACATCTGGCGTTTGGAAATTTCACGTTTTGCACGCCTGCGCAGGTGGAACCGCAGCTTTACGACCGGACGCTGACGATCAACGGGGTCAGCAAGGCCTATGCGATGACCGGCTGGCGGATCGGCTATGCGGGCGGGCCAGAGGTGCTGATCCGCGCGATGCGCAAGGTGCAGTCGCAATCCACCTCGAACCCCTCATCGGTCAGTCAGCACGCGGCGCTTGAGGCACTGAACGGTCCGCAGGACTTTCTGGCCCCCAATGCCACCCTGTTCCAACGCCGCCGCGATCTGGTGGTGGACGGGCTGAATGCCTGCCCCGGCATCACCTGCCCGCGCCCCGAAGGCGCGTTCTATGTCTATCCGTCGATTGCAGGCTGCATCGGCAAAACCTCTGCCGGTGGTGCCGCGATCACCGACGACGAAGCCTTTGCCACCGCCCTGCTGGAGGAAACCGGTGTCGCCGTGGTCTTTGGCGCAGCCTTCGGCCTGAGCCCGCATTTCCGGGTCAGTTACGCTACCAGCGACGATGCGCTGGCAGAGGCCTGCGCGCGGATCAAGGGATTCTGCGAAGGGTTGGTGTGA
- a CDS encoding DUF1007 family protein — protein sequence MRTPLCIAALALTLTPPPALAHPHIFVGAEVTVDFSGSTPVVRLAWVYDDYFSLLITADLGLDLDGDMRLTPAEVQTLAASVTAWPPDFQGDLEVMQGDTLLGLAPKQDHTMTFEDGLVREMHSRAVTIADPAAPLNIRVYDPFYYVAYQLAAPVQITGRDDCTAAITPPNLDRAYSLVEELLYGRPAGDVGPDEEFPEVGVEFAETITVTCAAPL from the coding sequence ATGCGCACACCGCTTTGCATCGCCGCATTGGCCCTGACACTGACCCCGCCGCCGGCGCTGGCGCACCCGCATATCTTTGTGGGGGCCGAAGTCACTGTGGATTTCTCCGGCAGCACGCCGGTGGTGCGTCTGGCCTGGGTCTATGACGACTATTTTTCGCTGTTGATCACCGCTGATCTCGGCCTTGATCTGGACGGTGACATGCGCCTGACCCCGGCAGAGGTGCAGACGCTCGCGGCCAGCGTCACCGCTTGGCCGCCCGATTTCCAAGGCGATCTTGAGGTCATGCAGGGCGATACCTTGCTGGGACTGGCGCCCAAGCAAGACCATACCATGACGTTCGAAGATGGCCTTGTGCGCGAAATGCACAGCCGCGCCGTCACGATCGCTGACCCTGCCGCACCGCTGAACATCCGCGTCTATGACCCGTTCTACTACGTGGCCTATCAACTGGCCGCCCCGGTGCAGATCACCGGGCGCGATGATTGCACCGCTGCGATCACTCCGCCCAATCTCGACCGCGCCTATTCGCTGGTCGAAGAACTGCTTTATGGCCGCCCCGCTGGTGATGTCGGCCCGGACGAAGAGTTTCCCGAAGTCGGCGTTGAATTTGCTGAGACGATTACTGTGACATGCGCCGCGCCGCTCTGA
- the thyX gene encoding FAD-dependent thymidylate synthase, whose amino-acid sequence MPVTDTQQAEIDLLRQQSKPTLRAVSEGMEKHLYLAHDVLDHGFVRVIDYMGDDAAICQAARVSYGKGTKSVSNDTGLIRYLMRHWHSTPFEMCEVKLHVKLPVFVARQWIRHRTANVNEYSARYSILDREFYIPEPDKLAAQSVVNNQGRGEALSGEEAARVLRYLKDDSAQAYDHYEEMISDEGQQGLARELARMNLPANIYTQWYWKVDLHNLFHFLRLRADAHAQYEIRVYADAICNIVADWVPAAYAAFEDYRLGGAVLSEKGLQCLRRMLAGEAVTQETSGMSKGEWREFEALL is encoded by the coding sequence ATGCCCGTCACCGACACGCAACAGGCCGAAATTGATCTTTTGCGCCAGCAGTCCAAACCGACCCTGCGCGCGGTGTCCGAGGGCATGGAAAAGCACCTCTATCTGGCCCACGATGTGCTCGACCACGGATTCGTCCGGGTCATTGACTACATGGGCGATGATGCCGCGATCTGTCAGGCCGCCCGCGTCAGCTACGGCAAAGGCACCAAGTCCGTCTCAAATGACACCGGCCTGATCCGCTACCTGATGCGGCACTGGCACTCCACCCCGTTTGAGATGTGCGAGGTCAAGCTGCACGTCAAACTGCCCGTCTTTGTCGCCCGCCAGTGGATCCGCCACCGCACCGCCAACGTCAACGAATACTCTGCCCGCTACTCGATCCTTGACCGTGAATTCTACATCCCCGAACCTGACAAACTCGCCGCGCAATCGGTCGTCAACAATCAGGGCCGGGGCGAAGCCCTCTCAGGCGAAGAGGCCGCCCGCGTGCTGCGCTACCTCAAGGATGACAGCGCGCAGGCCTATGACCACTACGAGGAAATGATTTCCGACGAGGGGCAACAAGGCCTCGCCCGTGAACTCGCCCGCATGAACCTGCCCGCCAATATCTACACCCAATGGTATTGGAAGGTGGACCTGCACAACCTCTTCCACTTCCTGCGCCTGCGCGCCGACGCCCACGCCCAATACGAAATCCGAGTCTATGCTGACGCCATCTGCAACATCGTCGCCGACTGGGTCCCCGCCGCCTATGCCGCCTTCGAAGACTACCGCCTCGGCGGCGCGGTCCTCTCCGAAAAGGGCCTGCAGTGCTTGCGCCGGATGCTGGCAGGCGAGGCGGTCACGCAAGAGACGTCGGGGATGAGTAAGGGCGAATGGCGGGAGTTTGAGGCACTTCTTTAG
- a CDS encoding MATE family efflux transporter: MQPTAQTYPQHFSAVLKLGLPLIASNLAQFAIHMTDTIMLGWYDVTALAAVTIAATMFFVLFIVGAGFGVGVTALAAAAAEVDDTQAARRATRMAIWLSVFYGVAVSIPFIFSEAIMLAIGQDPVVAAAAQDYLHIAVLGMIPALLVMVLKSFLAGVEHTAIILWSTIMAAVLNACVNYVLIFGNFGAPELGIRGAAIASVLLQIVTVVVLVLYVQRRLPQFELFRNALRPDPEVMARVFRLGVPIGLTSLAEGGLFAASAVMMGWIGALELAAHGIAIQWASIMFMVHIGLSQAATVRAGRALGRRDEPGLRQGGIAAIVLSGGFVVLTITLFLAVPDVLVSAFIDPDEPARDALLSVGVSLIIVAALFQAVDALQVMALGLLRGVQDTAVPMVIAVISYWIIGLPASYVLAFTLGYGPVGLWLGLVIGLSVAGVLLSWRFWRGTSRIAQAA; this comes from the coding sequence ATGCAACCCACCGCCCAGACATATCCGCAGCACTTCTCTGCCGTCCTGAAACTGGGCCTGCCGCTGATTGCGTCCAATCTGGCGCAATTTGCGATCCACATGACCGACACGATCATGCTGGGCTGGTACGATGTGACAGCCCTTGCCGCTGTGACCATCGCGGCGACCATGTTCTTTGTGCTTTTTATCGTCGGCGCAGGCTTTGGCGTGGGCGTCACAGCGCTCGCCGCCGCCGCGGCCGAGGTGGATGACACTCAGGCCGCGCGGCGCGCCACCCGCATGGCGATCTGGTTGTCGGTCTTTTACGGCGTCGCGGTCTCTATTCCCTTCATCTTTTCCGAAGCCATCATGCTCGCCATCGGGCAAGACCCGGTTGTGGCCGCCGCGGCGCAAGACTATCTGCATATCGCCGTGCTGGGCATGATCCCGGCGCTGCTGGTCATGGTGCTGAAATCCTTTCTGGCGGGGGTCGAACACACCGCGATCATCCTGTGGTCCACAATCATGGCCGCGGTGCTGAACGCTTGCGTGAACTACGTGCTGATCTTCGGCAACTTCGGTGCGCCAGAGCTGGGGATCCGCGGTGCCGCCATCGCCTCTGTCCTGTTGCAGATCGTGACGGTTGTGGTGCTGGTGCTCTACGTCCAACGCCGCCTGCCGCAGTTTGAGCTTTTCCGCAACGCGCTCCGCCCCGACCCCGAGGTGATGGCCCGCGTCTTCCGTCTGGGCGTGCCGATTGGCCTGACCTCTCTGGCCGAAGGTGGGCTGTTTGCCGCCTCTGCGGTGATGATGGGCTGGATTGGCGCGCTGGAACTGGCCGCTCATGGCATCGCGATCCAATGGGCCAGCATCATGTTCATGGTCCATATCGGCCTGTCCCAAGCGGCGACCGTGCGCGCAGGCCGCGCACTGGGCCGCCGCGATGAACCTGGCCTGCGCCAGGGCGGGATTGCCGCGATTGTGCTGTCGGGCGGCTTTGTTGTGTTGACCATCACGCTCTTTCTGGCAGTCCCGGATGTTCTGGTCAGCGCCTTCATCGACCCTGATGAACCAGCGCGTGATGCGCTTTTGTCCGTGGGCGTGTCGCTGATCATCGTGGCCGCACTCTTTCAGGCAGTCGATGCGCTGCAGGTTATGGCGCTGGGCCTGTTACGCGGCGTGCAGGACACAGCCGTGCCCATGGTGATTGCCGTCATCAGCTATTGGATCATCGGGCTGCCGGCCAGCTATGTCTTGGCCTTCACGCTTGGTTATGGGCCGGTCGGGCTTTGGCTGGGGCTTGTGATCGGGTTGAGCGTTGCCGGTGTGCTTTTGTCCTGGCGGTTCTGGCGCGGCACCAGCCGGATTGCGCAGGCGGCCTAG
- a CDS encoding multiprotein-bridging factor 1 family protein, whose product MPEDETQDGWYSDDMATFGDRLAAARESVGMSVEDVAKRLGVKPATIAAWEEDRKEPRANRLTILAGMMGISLSWLMTGVGEGPEGGDEAPDVTPEVSDLLAQMRATRAQIARGTDQLARLEKQLRKALTVAA is encoded by the coding sequence ATGCCCGAAGACGAAACGCAGGACGGTTGGTATTCAGACGACATGGCAACTTTCGGTGACCGGCTGGCAGCGGCGCGCGAAAGCGTGGGCATGTCGGTCGAAGACGTGGCCAAGCGTCTGGGGGTGAAGCCTGCGACAATCGCCGCATGGGAAGAGGATCGCAAGGAACCGCGCGCCAACCGGCTGACCATTCTGGCGGGCATGATGGGGATCAGCCTGTCCTGGCTGATGACAGGCGTAGGTGAGGGGCCCGAGGGCGGTGATGAGGCTCCGGATGTCACACCCGAGGTCAGCGACCTCTTGGCGCAAATGCGCGCCACGCGCGCGCAGATCGCACGCGGAACAGACCAACTGGCACGGCTGGAAAAGCAGCTGCGCAAGGCACTGACTGTCGCCGCATGA
- a CDS encoding DUF1194 domain-containing protein: MVRAAALLALWPGGAEACRLALILAMDVSSSVNAKEDALQRGGLAAALVAPDVQAAFFASADPVALAVFEWSGRYNQEDLLGWTLIETPEDLAAAAARIAGSSRSHNDFPTAMGHALGHAAVRLDAAPDGCQSRTVDLAGDGENNDGFGPAEAYAAFDFDGVTVNGLVVNAGEYEAEVNLIAYYRAQVLRGPGAFLEIANGFENYASAMERKLIRELSAMVLGGAPRVGSGG; the protein is encoded by the coding sequence TTGGTAAGGGCTGCGGCCCTTCTGGCGCTTTGGCCCGGCGGGGCAGAGGCGTGTCGGCTGGCGCTGATCCTGGCGATGGATGTGTCCTCTTCGGTGAACGCCAAAGAGGATGCGTTGCAGCGCGGCGGATTGGCGGCGGCACTGGTGGCCCCCGATGTGCAGGCGGCGTTTTTCGCCAGCGCTGATCCGGTGGCGCTGGCAGTGTTTGAATGGTCGGGGCGATACAATCAAGAGGATCTGCTGGGCTGGACTTTGATCGAAACGCCCGAAGATCTGGCGGCCGCAGCGGCCCGGATCGCAGGGTCAAGCCGCAGTCACAACGACTTTCCCACGGCCATGGGCCATGCGCTGGGACATGCCGCCGTCCGGTTGGATGCGGCCCCTGATGGTTGCCAGTCGCGCACGGTTGATCTGGCGGGGGACGGCGAAAACAACGATGGCTTTGGTCCGGCAGAGGCCTATGCCGCCTTTGATTTCGATGGCGTCACGGTCAACGGGCTGGTGGTCAACGCCGGCGAATACGAGGCCGAGGTGAACCTGATCGCCTACTACCGCGCGCAGGTGTTGCGCGGCCCCGGCGCTTTTCTGGAAATCGCCAATGGGTTTGAAAACTACGCCAGCGCGATGGAACGCAAGCTGATCCGAGAGCTGTCAGCGATGGTGCTGGGTGGTGCGCCCAGGGTTGGCAGCGGCGGATGA
- a CDS encoding VOC family protein yields the protein MSLKYLHTMIRVKDLEATQAFFRLLGMEEIRRHDNEGGRFSLIFMAASGDEDCPVELTYNWDGDDGLPSDSRHFGHLAYACDDIYALCQHLMDNGVVINRPPRDGHMAFVRSPDNVSIELLQKGESLPAQEPWASMENTGHW from the coding sequence ATGTCACTAAAATATCTGCACACCATGATCCGGGTGAAGGATCTGGAGGCCACGCAAGCCTTTTTCCGTCTGCTCGGCATGGAAGAAATCCGCCGTCACGACAATGAAGGCGGGCGGTTTTCGCTGATCTTCATGGCCGCCTCCGGTGACGAGGATTGCCCGGTTGAGCTGACCTACAATTGGGATGGTGATGACGGCCTGCCCTCTGACAGCCGCCATTTCGGGCATCTGGCTTATGCCTGCGATGATATCTACGCGCTGTGCCAGCATCTGATGGACAATGGCGTGGTGATCAATCGGCCACCGCGCGATGGGCATATGGCCTTTGTGCGGTCGCCCGACAATGTCTCGATCGAATTGCTGCAGAAGGGCGAAAGCCTGCCCGCGCAAGAACCCTGGGCCAGCATGGAAAACACCGGCCATTGGTAA
- a CDS encoding FkbM family methyltransferase has protein sequence MRGYEFAQTIALSGADFAQAATNFVQTYFDPEIAIGYDEARDDYVASQDPVYRFTAPARLRYFTQGLAHRGKVLAHEYLLDDIAFEDGDHIVESGGNDGDFSLALRQFGKRFSLDTFEPSPREFQTLSANIASLGIYEQARAHDVALWHQSDQELEFYVKSGTADSSIHPIDGSSEVVKVRTKRLDEVLPRQRYKLLKLEAEGAEPEILDGAMGVLDCFDYVTADVGFERGLKQESTLPQVTNLLLRNGFSVARCGNERRVVLYVNDRTSA, from the coding sequence GTGCGGGGCTATGAATTTGCGCAAACCATCGCGCTGAGTGGCGCGGATTTTGCACAGGCCGCGACAAACTTTGTTCAGACCTACTTTGACCCTGAAATCGCGATTGGTTACGACGAGGCGCGCGACGACTACGTTGCATCGCAGGATCCGGTCTATCGCTTTACCGCGCCTGCGCGCCTTCGGTATTTTACCCAAGGATTGGCCCATCGCGGCAAAGTACTGGCGCATGAGTACCTGCTCGATGACATTGCCTTTGAAGACGGTGATCATATCGTTGAATCCGGCGGCAACGACGGGGATTTCTCGCTTGCTTTGCGTCAGTTTGGCAAACGTTTTTCGCTGGATACCTTTGAACCTTCGCCGCGCGAATTTCAAACGCTGTCGGCCAATATTGCCAGTCTGGGGATCTATGAACAGGCCCGGGCCCATGACGTCGCACTTTGGCATCAAAGCGACCAGGAGCTTGAATTCTATGTGAAATCCGGGACAGCGGATTCGTCTATCCATCCAATTGATGGATCAAGCGAGGTTGTTAAGGTCAGGACCAAACGCCTAGACGAGGTGCTGCCGCGTCAGCGCTACAAGCTGCTCAAACTCGAGGCCGAGGGCGCAGAGCCGGAAATCTTGGACGGCGCGATGGGGGTTCTGGATTGCTTTGACTACGTCACTGCTGATGTGGGGTTCGAACGCGGTCTCAAACAGGAAAGCACCCTACCGCAGGTGACCAACCTGCTGTTGCGCAACGGCTTTTCGGTGGCCCGTTGCGGCAATGAACGGCGGGTCGTGCTGTATGTGAATGACCGCACTTCAGCGTGA
- a CDS encoding nickel/cobalt transporter, with the protein MRRAALILMAVLVALAVWLWGMGGADQVSRWAAATQREVQNAMAGALRALQAGQPGAVFTLWGLCFTYGFVHAAGPGHGKLLIGGYGLGARVPAARLAGLAVASSLAQAVTAVVLVYASVWVLGWGRAQMTGVADQVMAPLSYALIAGVGVWLMLRGLRKVRRYWAAPQAAAQPNHAHNHAHAHAHDHHAHAHAHDHHAHTHDHHDHAHDHHHHHTDGICDTCGHAHGPTPDQAASVRSLRDAVVLIGSIAVRPCTGALFLLILTWRLGIDWAGIIGALVMGLGTASVTVVVALAAVGMRESALAQAASSRSTARLLAGVEVLAGLLVAVLALQLLARTV; encoded by the coding sequence ATGCGCCGCGCCGCTCTGATCTTAATGGCCGTGCTGGTCGCGCTTGCGGTCTGGCTGTGGGGCATGGGCGGGGCCGATCAGGTCAGCCGCTGGGCGGCAGCGACCCAGCGCGAGGTGCAGAATGCCATGGCCGGTGCCCTGCGCGCCTTGCAAGCAGGCCAACCCGGTGCCGTGTTCACGCTTTGGGGCCTGTGTTTCACCTACGGCTTTGTGCATGCGGCGGGGCCGGGGCACGGCAAGCTGTTGATCGGCGGCTACGGCCTTGGCGCACGGGTGCCTGCCGCGCGTCTGGCCGGGCTGGCGGTGGCCTCTTCTCTGGCGCAGGCCGTGACCGCCGTGGTTCTGGTCTATGCCAGTGTCTGGGTGCTGGGCTGGGGGCGCGCGCAGATGACCGGTGTGGCCGATCAGGTGATGGCCCCGCTCAGCTATGCGCTGATCGCAGGCGTTGGGGTCTGGCTGATGCTGCGCGGGCTGCGCAAGGTGCGGCGGTACTGGGCCGCGCCGCAAGCCGCCGCTCAGCCCAACCACGCCCACAATCACGCTCACGCGCATGCCCACGATCACCACGCTCACGCGCATGCCCACGATCACCACGCTCACACGCATGATCATCACGACCACGCGCATGATCACCACCACCACCACACCGACGGCATCTGCGACACCTGCGGCCACGCCCACGGCCCAACCCCAGACCAGGCCGCTTCCGTGCGGTCGCTCCGCGATGCGGTTGTGCTGATCGGCAGCATTGCCGTGCGCCCCTGCACTGGGGCGCTCTTTCTGCTGATCCTCACTTGGCGGCTGGGCATCGACTGGGCGGGCATTATCGGCGCGCTGGTGATGGGCCTTGGCACGGCTTCGGTCACTGTCGTGGTGGCCCTTGCCGCCGTTGGCATGCGCGAAAGCGCACTGGCGCAGGCCGCATCGTCGCGCAGCACCGCGCGGCTTTTGGCGGGGGTCGAGGTGCTGGCAGGTCTGCTTGTTGCGGTCCTCGCGCTGCAATTGCTGGCCCGCACAGTCTAG
- a CDS encoding surface lipoprotein assembly modifier translates to MLIRKAAALICAVFWATAPTAQTTVDIPFDEARQIAARATLEGNPQLAIDIATALLQANPNDRDAYLILANALPQVGRAEDGRKAGQRAFALSTSQVQRYGAARQTALAAANEGRFTLSSLWLRRALIHAPNEAETKRTIADAQQVARVNPWSTQLNFSVTPSGNVNGGTQDAQLTFDYLRLTPLDENTVLAEIAEFGGANSVDAQALSGIILRYGITTQYRAYETATSRVQLSFSYDATRVRLSKEARDARAAEFQASVEAANRGEGLPPEPLNGNRDFSSDIAQIGLRYDRIFGASLGTVELTLGQVRYAGDPYYAFGRVSLSYVRTLNDRQRLILSGFAERQDSADGPTADVDRKGARATVVHQFSDGSQLSGTLGLTQSDSDRVNQTSTQWSFQGRYSPRYRLGPAQFSVSAGLSKQEFPAYNVGLIPVLGGREDKVRSLGLDITFPDIQYAGFSPVVSLSAEKSTSNISRFTRDTNNIGLNFVSSF, encoded by the coding sequence ATGTTAATCCGTAAGGCCGCAGCACTGATCTGCGCGGTCTTTTGGGCGACGGCGCCGACCGCACAAACCACAGTTGATATCCCCTTTGATGAGGCCCGGCAGATTGCGGCGCGGGCCACGCTTGAGGGCAATCCGCAGCTGGCGATTGATATCGCCACGGCCCTGCTGCAGGCAAATCCGAACGACCGCGACGCCTATCTGATATTGGCAAATGCGCTGCCTCAGGTCGGACGGGCGGAAGACGGACGCAAGGCAGGTCAGCGCGCCTTTGCCCTGTCGACCTCGCAGGTGCAACGGTATGGTGCTGCGCGCCAGACAGCACTTGCCGCTGCAAACGAGGGGCGTTTTACCCTGTCGTCGCTCTGGCTGCGCCGGGCGCTAATCCATGCGCCGAACGAAGCCGAGACCAAGCGGACAATCGCGGATGCACAGCAGGTGGCGCGGGTTAATCCGTGGTCAACACAGTTAAACTTTTCGGTCACACCATCGGGGAATGTGAATGGCGGGACGCAGGACGCGCAACTGACGTTTGACTACTTGCGGCTGACTCCGCTCGACGAAAACACGGTTTTGGCTGAAATCGCCGAATTTGGCGGGGCGAATTCCGTAGACGCGCAGGCGCTGTCAGGCATCATTCTACGGTACGGGATCACGACACAGTACCGCGCCTACGAGACCGCAACAAGCCGGGTGCAATTGTCGTTTTCCTATGATGCGACGCGCGTGCGGCTTTCAAAAGAGGCCCGCGACGCCCGCGCCGCGGAATTCCAGGCAAGTGTTGAGGCCGCAAACAGGGGCGAGGGTTTGCCGCCCGAACCACTGAATGGCAATCGCGATTTTTCGTCAGATATCGCACAAATCGGCCTGCGGTATGACCGCATTTTCGGGGCCTCGCTTGGCACGGTCGAGCTGACCCTTGGGCAAGTCCGCTATGCGGGTGACCCCTACTATGCTTTTGGCCGCGTATCGCTAAGCTATGTTCGTACGCTCAACGACCGGCAACGCCTGATCCTGTCCGGTTTTGCAGAGCGGCAGGACAGCGCAGACGGGCCCACGGCGGATGTGGATCGCAAGGGCGCACGGGCGACGGTGGTGCATCAGTTTTCGGACGGCAGCCAGCTATCTGGGACGCTGGGACTGACCCAAAGCGACAGTGACCGGGTCAACCAAACCTCGACCCAGTGGTCGTTTCAGGGGCGTTATAGCCCCCGCTATCGCCTTGGACCTGCGCAGTTTTCTGTCTCTGCCGGGCTGAGCAAGCAAGAGTTTCCGGCCTACAACGTCGGGCTGATCCCGGTGCTGGGCGGGCGCGAAGACAAGGTGCGGTCGCTGGGGCTTGATATCACTTTCCCCGACATCCAATACGCCGGGTTCAGCCCGGTTGTCAGCCTGTCGGCCGAAAAGTCGACCAGCAATATCAGCCGGTTTACGCGCGACACCAATAACATCGGGCTGAATTTCGTTTCCTCGTTCTGA
- a CDS encoding succinate dehydrogenase assembly factor 2 — MTEPREVMVKRLAMRSMRRGIKEMDLILMDFADRHLAGMSAEELALYDRLLAENDHDILAWIMGKAPVPDDYSGLMARIAAGAAGVAKPGSA, encoded by the coding sequence ATGACCGAACCGCGCGAGGTGATGGTCAAGCGGCTGGCGATGCGGTCCATGCGGCGCGGGATCAAGGAAATGGACCTGATTCTGATGGATTTTGCGGACCGGCATCTGGCGGGCATGTCAGCGGAGGAGCTGGCGCTTTATGACCGACTGTTGGCGGAAAATGACCATGATATCCTTGCCTGGATCATGGGCAAGGCGCCGGTGCCGGATGATTATTCAGGGCTGATGGCGCGGATTGCCGCAGGTGCGGCGGGTGTTGCAAAGCCGGGGTCCGCTTAA